Proteins from a single region of Nodularia sp. LEGE 06071:
- the def gene encoding peptide deformylase, with translation MPSEIAVEKKKLKNPPLTLHYLGDRVLRQDAKRITKIDDEIRQLAREMLQTMYSSDGIGLAAPQVGIHKQLIVIDCEPDNPDHPPLVLINPTIKQVSKEVCVAQEGCLSIPNVYLDVKRPEGVEIAYKDEYGRPKSLKANDLLARCIQHEMDHLKGVVFVDRVDNSLTLAQELSKNGFSYQAVKPVA, from the coding sequence ATGCCCTCTGAAATTGCTGTCGAGAAAAAAAAGTTAAAAAATCCGCCCTTGACACTTCACTATCTAGGCGATCGCGTGTTGCGTCAAGATGCCAAGCGGATTACTAAAATAGACGATGAAATCCGTCAATTGGCACGGGAAATGCTGCAAACTATGTACAGTAGCGATGGCATTGGTTTGGCTGCGCCTCAAGTGGGAATTCATAAACAACTGATTGTGATCGATTGCGAACCAGATAACCCAGATCATCCGCCACTGGTATTGATTAACCCCACCATTAAACAGGTGAGTAAGGAAGTCTGCGTTGCCCAAGAAGGGTGTTTGAGCATTCCCAACGTTTATTTAGACGTAAAGCGTCCCGAAGGCGTAGAAATTGCCTATAAAGATGAATACGGCCGTCCCAAATCCCTCAAAGCTAACGACTTACTCGCGCGCTGCATTCAGCACGAAATGGATCACCTCAAAGGCGTGGTATTTGTAGATCGTGTGGATAATTCCTTGACCTTGGCTCAGGAGTTATCTAAAAATGGCTTCTCGTATCAAGCCGTGAAACCAGTAGCATAG